GTGTAATGCGTCCCGAAACATTGAGTACTTCCGATGGAGTGCAAGCTAATGATGACCAATGAATCACCGAGTAATTCGACATTAGATATACATCATGTTTTGACGTTGCCCAGACCAAGTTCCTCAGCTGGcagaattaaaaatttaaaacaaaaaacaaggcAAATTCATTAGCCACAATTAATGTcctatgagaaatcaaagtaaGAGTATTAGGCTATTAGCAGttcttcaaaacaaaatgcGCCTCAATTCAACCAGGTATATGGATAACAAGAACCTATGCCAACGATGTTGTTATGTTGTAGATGCATGGAAGAGTAGAAGCCAATTagacatgaacaaaaaaaagaacacttaAAAAACTATTTCATCACAAAAGCAATTCATGAGAAACACCCGAAATTTTCACGCAAACAATCAGCATTAAATATCCTCTCCAGAAGCATGAtctcaaacaagaaaaagatttCCACTGGAAAAAAAATGACTCGCGTTGTGCctattcaaagaaagaaaagttacaACTCATAAAAATGAACAGTAACCTGAAAATGAAGAATCGTGGACTTCACCGATCTTGCGTTATGCCTAAATTCATAATAATTCCCACCTTTCGAGACTTGTTTGCATTCCTGCAGCAGTAAAAGCCAGTCAACGAAAACGGATGTCAACAATTTCATTGCACCAACATCGGCATGCAATAAATTGTAAGTAGAGAAATATATGTATGGGATAGGGAAAGAAGAAAcgggggaaaaggaaaaggccCACCTTCTCCATAACATCGCCAGATGCGGGAACGTTCTCATAGTTTCTATATTGCTCAAGTCTGGTGCGTCTGTAACCCTCCCTCGTTATGTTCAACCTCTCCCACGGGATCCCTTGGATATCCTTGCCCTTCCTTGCTTGAGCCGCAGACGTATCGGTCACTCTAATGAGCTACAAAAGAACCGGTTTTTTCATAATTAAGAACAGCCCCGCAATTGGACCGCATACAGATTCCTCAACTCCagtcacagagagagagagagtaccacaTCATACTCGTCTTCGTTCTCCATCTCCCTCGCATCCCTTCCGTGGAACTCATCGTCCACGTCGTCCATAAACTCGTCCCTCTCGTTTTCGTCCGCCATGTACTCGAAGTCCTCCTCCCGATAAAACGACATCAAAGCCCCCTGCAAGAACCCTAGAATCAACACCCAAATCAAGCTCCCGTACAAATTCGACCCCAAAAAGTCCAGAGTTCCCTTCCCCTACTCGCAAACCGCCCTCATCCTTTCTCCCCAAACCTTAGAATCGCAACAATTCCACTCTCCTCCTACCCAACCGAAACAGAAACCCCAGTTACCCCCTCTCCCTGCAAATCCCCAAACCCGAACCGAAATCACACACTAGAAAACAGCACAATCCCCGGAAATAAACCGGGAAATtggaagaagacaaaaattccaactcaaatcaaacacaaacaaaagagacgaaaaaaaaaggataacaTGAAGAGCGACTGGGAAAGTAAGAAACCTCACCAGGGAATGAAATCCAAGAAATTAAGcaagaaaacaaggaagaaaatttcctcttttttttttttcccctcttccaCGCTCCTTGTGCTTCCCTTCCTCTTCGATAAGATCAGAAACGGGGAGAGGCGGGGGGAGAGACAGCGACGCTTCCCCTTTGCTTTTTGTTATTCgatttaacaaaataaaaatctggaGACGCAACCGGAGTTTAAATACCCTCTATGAAATCAAATGCTGGGTACGGAGATCCAATACCCGTTAACAGATTACTGAAATAGGCCTCATAGTTTGGTCAATGACCCGTCTCACCCATGTCGAGGGTAAAATCCACCTGGCTCCGCCTGGCACGGCCGTAAGaagccgggcccgggcccgccCAACATTTAAAAACCGACCTTGGGTTAGATTCGAGCCCAAGCATCTGCctcgattaaatttaaaaatatattttaatataaaataatatataaatataattaattataattaattattataaatatatgtattaataaaaaattaaaaaataaattattgaatCTGAATCGAGCTTATCTGACTCACCCGAACCGGCTCGAGTGGGCTCGGGTACCTTTTTCTTGGGCCCAAACGTGGGCCTGAGTCGAGTCGGGTACCCGGCAGCAGCAGCCTTAGTTTGGAGGCCCTCTCGTGCGTGGGACATGAGGTTGGTTTCCTGATTGCTTTGCTCTCAAGCCTGGGTTGAGTTTGAACATAGGCATTGGGTTGGTCTAATAAGTGGACTTGATTAAGCTATATTCTAGCtaataagattttttaaatattattttattggtttttaTATGTAGTTATAATGTTTTTAAGaattaaatacatatatattttttaattttaaagaaTCCCCCGCTAAGTTTCATGTGTTGGGTCAAGCCAGCCTAATGCCCAAACCTGCTTCCAACTAAGCGTGGCCAAGTGAATCGATATCAAACTTTTGTCTTACGGAACATAAGCTAGGAGTTTGATGTTTTCCTGATCAAAGCTTAAAATATTAATTGGTCGTTTTCAATataaacaatttgttactgttttatgaatctattttaatttataaaacaaCAATAACTATTTGTTCCAAGTGACATTATTAAACCCTTATTTTAAAAGTAAAGTTTCCAAAATAACATTTAAGATGTGTTTGAATAACTGTCAAAACTACgcttgtaaaaaaaaacacattttgtcACAAGTTCATTCTTGAAAAGGAGCGAAAACTTTCCCTTCTTCATCAAATTCTCATCTTatcatttaaacataaaatttaaattttaaaactaataaaaaaaatcaagttgtcACGAAACATCGTTTTCACAAAAGATGGCTTTTATAATTTATCATGGAAACACAACCTAAAGATTCATGGGGGAACTGAGTAGCGTTTGTATGACTAGAACTTGGGCAGACCACAGTAATAGAAACAGGTTTTTTATTTAGGgatattatttcaaaattttcatttgaataatATAAGCAACTGCTCACACCAACCAACAAATGGGTCCGTCGCTAGCGATTTTTTTTCCGTGgcaaacttaaaaagaaaatatacagtaaattttttcaaattaatgaaagtaaaataaatgaaaaaccaatAAAACAGCATACAAAACAAGAAGTTTGGCATAAAactcacgaaaaaaaaaaagtaaaaaaaaagccaaaaaatgcgaaaaaacacactttttgttttggtgttttttctaaaaatgtttttctaattttttctcGACCGACTTACTTTCgcatttttgtccttttcttttaaacGCATTTTTTGGGGTTAAGTTAAGTACCGCTTCATCAATTTGGGAAGAGAGGTTTGACTCTAGGGGGCTTAATTTCGTACAATCGCGAGAATTGCGGGGCATAAACGTCATTTAATACATCGCGGGGGTCCGTCGCCACGTCAGCGGCAGACAGCGATGGGACCACGCATGTTTAAACAAGTACGCGTAAAAGGCAAAGGGCAGCCACTGGGCCCCACCGCAATAAGCAAAGGCCAAACGGGTGGCGGGCCCCGCGACCGCATCGAACTGTTTGTGGCAGCGCTTCGTACCCTAACCAGCCCCAGAACTTTTCGGGTCTTTTCCCCCCTACATGATGATAGAGCCGAACCGGGGCTGGGACCCACCCGCGAGACTGCAAACTGGGGTCGGCTCTCGGATTGAATCTCGCAGCTTTGATTCCAGAATCCGAAAACTCAAGACATTTGTTGATGTTTGATTTCAATCGATATTGTAAGGATTGGAAATGTAATCGAACTGGCCATGCTATTGATTAAGTTACTCGATCGTAAATAGACGAAAACATTACTTTATTTAttcctaacaaacaaaaaaattgcacTAAATAAAAGCTATGAACCTTTAAATTcggttttaaaaatataaaacttttCGAGCATTCATTTATgccttctttttcaaaatcaatctCGGGTATGGCTCAATTACGTAGCTAGTAAAGAGCTAATCACTAGTTCAAATGGCATGCAATATATTAGTTGAATGTGCTATTTTGATGGTTGATAAATATTAAGTAAACTGGCTCactgttcctttcttctttctctctctctatctctcataCTAAATTCCCAACTACCACCAGCCTCGcaatcataattttttcatccAATCTTCGATTTGATAGCGATACGCATGGGAAAAGACAAAAACGTGTTGAGCTTGAAACTATGATCTATGGAGTATGTCTAATAAATACGTATCTTAATATAAGTTTTCCTTCATGAATTTAACGACACAGACAGATGCAAAAAAAAGTAAGAGATACGTAAAAGAAATCATGAAAATCCAACGTTTAAATTGTACACTTCTGATTTGTGTGATATATTGATTCTTGCAAGCTTAAATACTTTGcattgataaaagaaaaaatctggaTTTCATTACTGATTAACCACATTTTTTCTGAGGAATAACTGGATTTGAATCACATATGAGCTTGTCTAGATGATTGGGAGATTATAGATGTTGAGCCAGGAGTTTGCCAAGGAACTGAGAATCAGTAAGTTGGTTTTCGCTGCTTGGCAGTTTCTATTTCCCTCTCATCGCCGTCGCCGAAGCCCTCTCTCTCACGGTGGGAGTCTCACCCAAATCCTCCATTTCTGTTTTCCTCTCATCGGAGTCACTCGACCCCTCTCTCTCACAGTGAGATTTTCGCCCAAATCCTCTATGTGGGTCCGTCGCCTCCGACCTCGGTCGCCTCTTTTTCACCGGAATCCTCCGTGGAGGGCCGGAGGCGTTGACGCAACCGTGGTTCTGTCGCCGCTTCCTCCGACTCCAAGTCTCTGGCTGTTGAGTTGTCGACCTCCCGTCCGCCGTCTTCATCTGGGTAGGCCGCAGCTCCAGTGACTCGTTGAGTGTCCCCTGTCGCCGGTCGACCGTCAGTCCATCAAGGAACCTCTTTAAGTTCTGTCGAATCTCTTTTGCCCTCTCTTTGTTGGGGGCGGACATGCAGTAGCTGGGCAAACAATTGCTTGCTCGCCGCCTTGTGCTCCCTTTTCTATAGAAACCTCCCGTGCCCTTTATTGACATTTCCGTTGGGCGAGCAACCGGTTGAGTGCACAGTCTCTTTCTCGTTGATGTCCCCATCTCTCACCGTATCTCTGCTAGGTGTATCCAGTAGCCTAGGGAATGGCGGCTTCGCCCCCTTTCTGTTGACATTTCGAAGAAAGAGTTTTGCTTCCGTGCTTCCCTTCTCTTCCGCCCGGTAACTTCATTcgttcttgatttattttgaagttttctaCTTAATGTTGATTGAAGATGATACCCTGAACCTCAATTTCCTCTGGAATAATGTGCATCGTTGGTTCTTAATCTTTCTAGAATATCAATCATTCTCAGCCCCTGTGCGTTGCAGTCTACAAATTCTTGGTAGAGATTTGAGAAGTTTATACCATGTTCATGCAAATccatcattttgatttcttcatATAATTAatccatttttgttttattacgTTCTGCTGTTCATCTAATTGCGAGTCTCTGATTTCTTTGCTTTCTGTATAACGAGCTTGGATGAGAACATTTAAAAGAATCAGGTTGAAAGATAAACGAGTTTATCGGCCCATCGAGCTCGCctacttttggtttttttttctcaaaatgtggACCTCATGCTTCTGattttttattactaaaattAATAGTACACCTCAAGGGcagaactaaaattttttttctaccaTGCACCTAATTGGGCAGTGGCTCCTGTCTCGTCCAGCTGCCTCATATAATTCGACCCAAGTCCACCTAATTCATACTATCAAATTAAGGTTTTGAGTGAGTTCTGTGGAACACACGCCCTATAGAGACCCCAGGTATCTCCCCCATGGTAAACATCTGCTCTTCTCTTGTAATTATGGTTAACGTATAGTTGATATTGAAGGAGAACAATACATGAGAGTCCCTTTTTTTACAATTATGACAACATGGTAGGCCTGAAAATGGagatatgtttttttgtttatgccttctctctctctctctctctaacaggAAGAATCATATTCTTTTCTGGCAATCCTATCCAGAACAGCAGAACCAGATGCACAGACTGCTAAGTGCTAAGTGATGTCTATTATTAAAGTTGCAGGCATCTTTCACCTGTCTTCTTGTCCATGTTTAGAGTAATTGGATGGTAGGATATGAGAAGATATTTGATATGAGGAACATGCCTAGTGGGGACCAACACCTGCCAAAGTGTGTATAGTGTCAGGCTAACACAGCAATCTTCTGTGTCCATGGTTCATTTCAAGGATTCgttgttcctttttttgctttctgaaaaaaaatttctagaaaaaaatttctggaattgaagaaacggaaaaattttttcgtttttccaaaaccaatttgtgtttgttatggaggaattatttttctagaaaaaaatttctttgtttgatgggaatggtgaggaagaaggaggaagaagagaaggagggaggagggagaaaaaatttcctcctccaacggtcacaaaaaaatttctggaaaaatttctccacccctctggctggagaaatttttccggaaatatttttccagaatcatctccaacggtccaaattttttttccatgtttgatgaaatggaaaagttttaaaaatttgaattttttttcctgttgaacagtgcttttcctgccaaccaaacactttctttatatatatattttttccttctccgTGGTTGAAAGTTTGCAACTTAGAGTCATGTTGTTTACTATCTGGTTATGCAACCATAACCATAATATTTCCTACCTACTTCTGCAGGTAGCTGGTCAGACCAACGGCTTGAGAGTTACACCTCTTTAAATGGATCCTAATATGCGCCATGCCTCCTCGTCTTGAGGGTGGAACATGGTACTTAGTTTGACAATACACTAACTTGTACGTGGTGCCAACACTGTCTTGAatcctaaaaagaaaaaaaaaagtttgtctTTAGTCTTGGATCTAAGAATTGTACCGTCAAGGCTTCAGATATCTCTTTGAGTCTTAATCCGATAAAGGATGTGGATCGGATcaataattggatttggattcccGAAGAGTATATGCAGCTTTTCAAGTATACAATTCCTAAATTTGAATACTTCTACATGTGAAAAATCATGCGGTGTTTAAGTTAAAATTCAATCAGGCTAAACGTGGTTATAGGTTGACAGATCTGAAACTGAGTCCGATCGGCTCACTAAAACATTTGCGATCTTGAAGAGGCGATCAGTTCAGGCAACTGAACATGCAACTATCTTTTTGGGCTGGCCATTGAAGGAGGGTTTCTTCAAGTTGAAAGCAGGCCGGCCTACCCAAGTCTCGACATAGCTCAAGACCCTAGAAGCAGGACAAATGAGGAAGTCTATGGACCCCTGGATAACTCTGCTCGTCCGGAAAGTCGTGGGAAACTTGGAAGAAAAGATCCCATTATTTGGGTTAGGGATGGGTTTCTTAGAAGagcagaaatatatatattcaatcacAACAAGAAAGAGCTTCATGGTAGATTATTTCCAAATACCTTACAGTATGGTTTAGGTGATATGTTTATCGAATTCAAATACACAAGTTTTGGATATATCACACTTGATGATGCGTGTGatgatttttttaagaaaagcaaaagagtCCATGGATTTAAATATGTCAGCATCTTATGATATCAAGGCAAAGTTGTGGCTTTAGCTTAAGAAACACGGTTTAAGATGAGACTCACAATCAAGAAAGCACGTTTAACTTTTGTATGAAGTCAATACTGAGTTTCCTTAAATGCTGTTTGGTACCGGTAACAATTTGAAACAGTTTTGAAAATTAGggcagatttatggaacactatGGTAGAGGGTTTCATGAATGTACCTTGAATCATAGGGTTAAATCACTAGATACTCGATAGTAACAATTTGTAATGGTCATTGATTTGGGTACTTATAGAAGTAGCCGTGCTACTTGCATGGGAAGAAACCGTTTCTGAATTAAATGTAAGAATTGATGCTTTCTCATCAGCTTTTCTCATATGTGTGACTTATTTATCTTTTTGTGCAAGCTCTTGTTAAGCCAAAATTAATATATTGTGTCACGTAAGTTTCACATTTCTGAAGCGTATATACTCGTGTCACATAAAGTCAAACGATCTTTGTTGTTCATTTAGAcaatttatccaaaaaaaaaagtctcttATCTCACAAGTGTGTCATGAGTTAGACAACCCAACTATAGAAGAGTGAATGGTATTTTACAGTGTCATTTTGAATGCGAGTCCGAGTGGGATTAAGCAATATGATATCATGAGTTGGATAAGGCAGTACtcatatccaatccaaattaaTCATGTTGGCATGATGGTGAAACCTGGGTTCACGGTCTTGGTTTGATAGATCCCAACCCTTCTTTAGGTCCTGTTTGATTGTCTGGTGAAATAAGAAGGAGAGGTTAAAGTCTGTAtgggtgggtgaaatttcatctgCCCGACCGAATAAAGTTGATGACGTTATTCTCATTCACCCGTCAGTCCGTCTAGCTATActaggtttttttcttttggacttTCAATTAAAGGAAAACTGGAACCCTCTTAACGGTACAACCCTTTTCAAGATAATCTTCAGTTCCCCTTTTTGTGTTTAGGACTGCACATGAGCTGAGCTCGCAACCCGAGCGCGACTCAACTCATGTCTAGTAAGTTCGAGCTTGACATGAGCTTCACAGctccagctcgagcttgactcgagagATTGTGttcaagctcgaactcgactcatcaGCTCGTTTATGAGTCAGTTGAAATCACTCCTGTGGACAAAAATATGTGTTAGACAAACATGCAACATCCGTCTCTTCTATTAATTAGAATTATTTCACTTAACAGCAACTGGCTGTTATTATGCATCTAGGAATACACCAAATACTTCTTCAAAAAGAGTAGGAAACAAGAAAGTGAGCGGGAATAAACGTACTTTCCCTGCTGTGTAAGAATCGTGTTTGATGACCATCGAGTCTTAGATTTAAAGGGATATAGATCCAAAGGCCTCAGATTTGAGCGAGTAAATTCCCGTATGGTCTATTAAGCTGGGACCCCAAGCCCATCGTCAATACCGGCCGCCGCCTTACAGTACCCACTCCAAcggatttcttgttttctcaGGTCATCTATTCGACTATTCCTGTAGCTGAAATACTCACAAGCGACAACTTTTTCACAATGGATCCGATGTCTTTTAGTTTTCATAGTTGTAAGTCATTATTTTCTAACTGTTTTCTTGGATGTCTCAACGTGTAGCTGCATTTACTCAACCAATCTAAAGAGACAATAAGCGATAGAAATTTGCCCCTTGCAGACATCTGAGCAGCAGGATCTGCTCTTTACTCGTTTGTACACAGACTGGAGTCCTGTTCAGGCAGCAGAACCTCACGCTTCCTGTACCTAACTATACATCAATCCCAGACCAAGCAATATGGTGCAAATTATCCTGTGAGTTCCACAAGCCTCAATGCCAGAGATTGCGTTCTACCCAAGAGTTGAGGCAGCAGGACTAACAAATTTGAGGCATCTTCAGTACCAAAAAAGTAATAAGCAAATCATGACGAGTAAAATGAATTGGGAAACATCGAATGTGCCAGATATATCAACAGGAATAAAGGATAATGACctataacacaaaaaaaaaatgcgaacAACTAAGAAAATATAGAGgtgaaaatttaagaaaaaaggtAAAGCTGTCTGTTGAGGGGCAAAGATAGCAGCAAACGATAATATCTACAATGGAAACCTTCCCGTCATCTGATTGTACAACGATGGAGCATTTGGAATATGGCCTATAACCAACCTGCTCTCGTAGGAGTCATCCTTCTGCTCTTCCTTTGGCCTAACAATCCTTATACCCCTTCCCTCACTATGCTGCTGACCAAGATACGGCTGCATTGGACCCATTACTTTACCTGGGTTGAAAAGCAGGCCGGAGGCTGCTGCTGGGTTTGCTGACCTCTGTATGCTCATTGGGGTTGGCCCTGGAAAAGTTGATCCTATCTGAGAAAAGGAAGCCAGTGGATGTGCCTCCAGATGACCAGCATTCATACCAAAGGAAGTCAAAGGCATAGCTGGCGATGGAGGCAGTTTCATGTCATAGCCAGGGGAAACTCTGACCTTAGTATCACTGGTGAGGCTTCTTAGATAAGATGCTGCTCTGAGATAGTCATTAGATTCAAAGCAAGGTGAAATATCGTCAAACATTGGTTCTGGCTTAGCAATGGTGGCAGCTGTAGGGAGTGCCAATGATGGTTGAGTAGCCAGTCCAGAAGGGCCTATATTCCCAGATCCAGTGTTTCCGTTGTTGCTGTTTCTTGCAGCAGGAACCTCATGATTATGTTTGCCTTCATACGTGGTAATCACAGACTTGAGATCATGGGACGCTCTCTCCACATGCTTTCTGACAGAGCATCCAGCATTTGTGCACTTGTAGTAGCTCCTGTGTCAAGGTTAACATGGTAGTCACTAAGGACAGGATTTATTTTATGGTTCAAAGTTTTGTGTTGTCGCATGGATCCATCAAATTTTAAGGACCAAGTTCACACACAGGACACTAACATGATAAGGAAAAGAACATTTGAATTAATGATCCATGAAATTTTCTCTTAGCTAATGGAAATTACATGTTCATTAAACAGAAATAAAGGAAGTAAGAGAGACAGGCCTGGCTGTAGTCAAGTAAGAAAAGCACACCTTGGATTTGGGTTTCCTTTCACCACCTTTTGGCCATACTTGCGCCAACGGTATCCATCATCTAGCACATCAACTTCGCTGGTAGTTTGAACAACCACTCTTGGTTCACGAACAGCTCTAGATGATAGGCTTGCTTCGATGGCAGAACTCTCTATTTTTCTAAATGGCAGTAAATGGAAGAAAATTTGAACGCAAGTAGGTAAAAATATTCATATAAACCATAACTACCAGCGATCAAGTATAATATACAAGTCAAATACCTCCGTTTTGATTCATTCTCAATCTCATCAGCATCATCCGCAAGAGATATGCTTACTTGTGTGGCcccatcatcttcatcatcttcacattcatcatcagtAGCTATTGTAGATGAAAGCTCTGGGGTATCAGCAGACTCATGATGATATAGGTGTTTTCCTTGAACAGTTGAAGATGGATCAGAAATATCAGTGACACCAGATGTAGAAGATGTCCTCTCAGGACCATCACCCCTCCAATCTGTAGAAGGTTTATCCTTGAGGGCTCCATGCTGCTGAAGGTTTCCCCATAAGGAGCTCCCTTCAACATTGACAAGTGAACTAGTATTTTCAGGCCTTTCTAACATCTCATCAAGTGCAAAAGCTGATCCGATTGCACAACGACGATTTGGCTGAGGTTTTGGATGGTTATGAGTGCCCTTGTAAATGATTTCTGTAATCTGACCATCATGGGAACGTTCAACCTTTTTCTTCACCTGACAATTTGGCTGAGTACACTTGTAATAGCTACGAGGATACTCACTGCCTTTCACCTGTTTCTGCCCATACTTTCGCCAATTATATCCATCTTCTGCAGGCTTTCCCATTCCTGCAGGAGAAAACAGATCTTTTGGGTCCCCATCCGCAAGCAGTTGAGGACCAGAGTCCTTTACATTCCTCTGCCCAGCAGGTTGAGAAGCTTCCTCATAACATACACTAAGTGGTGGACTTTGCAAATTAACGGAATTAGCCTTCTCCATACTGTTGGTAGAGGTCTCCTGAATGACTAGAGCTTCACTACTAGTTACTTTATTTGCACATTCTGCATCACCACTAGCATTAACAAGAAGTTGCATCTGAAACTGAGTTTGGCTCTGCACGGTTTCCATCCCTACATATTGCTGAATTTCAGAAGTTGAAGAAACCTGAAGGCACAAAGAGAAGATAaaggttttaaaaaatattcataCAAGCAtctgaaggaaaaaaataataataaagcaTCCGAAAATGTAGTCACAATGGGTTTGGATATTTACTACCTTCATATGATAggaaaaaacaataatagaatCATATAATAAGCTCTGGTTATTGAAAGCTGGCTTGAACAAATTAATGTTGCATGGCCTATCCTATAAGCAACTAATGGATAAGCCTCAGACACATATTTAAACAAGATGGCAATGCTAATGCCACTAACTGAACTTAATTTGAAGCTAGAGATGAAGTCAATATATTCTTCACTAGTCCTGCCTTTATTCGTTTCCATTGAGACAATGAAAGATACCAATCATACTACCATTGAGACCATATAAGGACAAGGATGAAACCACAAATTTTCCGGTGCCCAAATAAGCCACGAAAGTTCACTAAGAAATGCCAGTGTGTGGAGCTGTTATAGAAGTGATGAAGACAATGAATGAAACAGGATAGAAGCAGACTTGCATATTTTAATCATATTAAAAAGGATTGGGAATGGTAGGGCTAATGCAAATAGCTCCAACCTTGCAATGTTCCCATAATGAGATTACTACCTATGTGAAGTATAAATCACTCGATTCAGATGAACTAAATTGACACAATAGCAATAAATAGCAAATATACCTGATTTCCAAGATGGTCTGCACTTGTGTTTCTGGAATCTGATTGATGCTTGAAAGCTAATAGTGAAGAAGCATTGAAGTCTTCAATTAGCTCATCTTTAGTTGCATCGGATGTAAGAACTGAAATTGGACTCTGATCCATAAATGGTGGACCAGGAAAGGTTCCAGTTGTTGGAGATGGTTGCCCCTGCCATATATGATCCACCCATATATCATATTAAGAATAGTCTTGGGGagtagttttacttttttttattcaagaaacaatggagaaaaaaataggCTGGACGCATAATAAATTTCCTTTTACTGAGCATAGATCACATCTACAGAATATCTAGCAATTGATGCAAGCTTGCACTTCTACTGAGAAACTTTGTTCACGCGTTGTGCAA
This window of the Nymphaea colorata isolate Beijing-Zhang1983 chromosome 2, ASM883128v2, whole genome shotgun sequence genome carries:
- the LOC116248956 gene encoding probable WRKY transcription factor 2, producing the protein MMAGGGETDGGGDPVGALGGGAGPTSPAASKPPTTPMNSSSSSSPRNLFSSFTTDGIGATSFLPSFSPGETDTGGAEAVQEGSGGGGGCEEKGGLSGDGGGDGQVVGGGGLSGRKSPDGGRSIAERRATSGFNAGRLNTARFRTLSPLSSPVVRSPYLTIPPGLSPTALLDSPVMLSNSLGQPSPTTGTFPGPPFMDQSPISVLTSDATKDELIEDFNASSLLAFKHQSDSRNTSADHLGNQVSSTSEIQQYVGMETVQSQTQFQMQLLVNASGDAECANKVTSSEALVIQETSTNSMEKANSVNLQSPPLSVCYEEASQPAGQRNVKDSGPQLLADGDPKDLFSPAGMGKPAEDGYNWRKYGQKQVKGSEYPRSYYKCTQPNCQVKKKVERSHDGQITEIIYKGTHNHPKPQPNRRCAIGSAFALDEMLERPENTSSLVNVEGSSLWGNLQQHGALKDKPSTDWRGDGPERTSSTSGVTDISDPSSTVQGKHLYHHESADTPELSSTIATDDECEDDEDDGATQVSISLADDADEIENESKRRKIESSAIEASLSSRAVREPRVVVQTTSEVDVLDDGYRWRKYGQKVVKGNPNPRSYYKCTNAGCSVRKHVERASHDLKSVITTYEGKHNHEVPAARNSNNGNTGSGNIGPSGLATQPSLALPTAATIAKPEPMFDDISPCFESNDYLRAASYLRSLTSDTKVRVSPGYDMKLPPSPAMPLTSFGMNAGHLEAHPLASFSQIGSTFPGPTPMSIQRSANPAAASGLLFNPGKVMGPMQPYLGQQHSEGRGIRIVRPKEEQKDDSYESRLVIGHIPNAPSLYNQMTGRFPL